In Parus major isolate Abel chromosome 8, Parus_major1.1, whole genome shotgun sequence, a single window of DNA contains:
- the CDC20 gene encoding cell division cycle protein 20 homolog — translation MLRRRRGGRAAVARRRTMAQFLFEADLHGLLKLDTPIPNAPPARWQRKAKESGPGPSPVGVSPMKPANRSHSSSKTPSKTPGKSGSKIQSTPTKAGGDRYIPSRSAMQMEMANFLLTKENDPAEESPTKKEQQKAWAVNLNGFDVEEAKILRLSGKLQNAPEGYQNNLKVLYSQRMTPGSSRKNSRYIPSMPDRILDAPEIRNDYYLNLIDWSSQNFLAVALDNSVYLWNHASGEIIQLLQMEHPDVYISSVSWIKEGNYLAVGTSSAEVQLWDIQQQKRLRNMTSHCARVGTLSWNSYILSSGARTGHIHHHDVRVAEHHVATLAGHTQEVCGLKWSLDGRYLASGGNDNLVNVWPCTQGGGGDFAPVQTFTQHQGAVKAVAWCPWQMNVLATGGGTSDRHIRIWNVCSGACLSTVDAHSQVCSILWSTNYKEFISGHGFAQNQLVLWKYPTMTKVAELQGHTARILNLTMSPDGTTVASAAADETLRLWRCFEMDPIKKKEKEKANSAKSSIIHQSIR, via the exons ATGCTGCGGCGCAGGCGGGGCGGGCGAGCGGCGGTGGCGCGGCGGCG GACCATGGCGCAGTTCCTGTTCGAGGCGGACCTGCACGGGCTGCTGAAGCTGGACACGCCGATCCCGAACGCTCCGCCTGCGCGATGGCAGCGCAAGGCCAAGGAGAGCGGCCCCGGGCCCAGCCCCGTCGGCGTTTCGCCCATGAAGCCGGCCAATCGCTCCCATAGCTCCAGCAAGACGCCGTCCAAGACACCCG GCAAATCTGGATCCAAAATTCAAAGCACCCCCACAAAGGCTGGGGGGGATCGCTACATTCCCAGCCGCAGCGCTATGCAGATGGAGATGGCAAATTTCCTCCTCACCAAAGAGAATGACCCTGCTGAGGAATCTCCTACCAAGAAG GAGCAACAGAAAGCCTGGGCAGTGAATCTGAATGGTTTTGATGTAGAAGAGGCAAAGATCCTCCGTCTCAGTGGAAAACTACAGAATGCTCCAGAAG GCTATCAGAATAACCTGAAAGTGCTCTACAGTCAGAGAATGACGCCTGGATCCAGCAGGAAGAATAGCAGATACATTCCATCAATGCCAGACCGGATCTTGGATGCACCAGAGATCCGCAATGACTACT ATCTGAATCTCATAGACTGGAGCTCCCAGAACTTCCTGGCAGTGGCTCTGGACAACTCTGTTTATCTGTGGAATCATGCTTCTGGGGAGATtatccagctgctgcagatggagCATCCAGATGTTTACATTTCCTCTGTGTCATGGATTAAAGAAGGGAACTACCTTGCTGTCGGTACAAGTAGTGCTGAGGTCCAG CTCTGGGacattcagcagcagaaacGTCTCCGTAACATGACCAGCCATTGTGCCCGTGTGGGAAccctcagctggaacagctACATCCTCTCCAG cGGGGCACGGACTGGCCACATCCACCACCACGATGTCCGAGTGGCTGAGCATCATGTGGCTACCCTTGCTGGCCACACACAGGAGGTGTGCGGACTCAAATGGTCTCTAGATGGCCGCTACCTGGCCAGTGGTGGCAATGACAATCTGGTGAATGTCTGGCCATGCACCCAAGGTGGGGGTGGAGATTTTGCTCCTGTACAGACCTTCACTCAGCACCAGGGTGCTGTCAAG GCTGTGGCATGGTGCCCATGGCAGATGAATGTTCTAGCCACTGGAGGTGGCACTAGTGACAGACATATCCGCATCTGGAATGTGTGCTCTGGTGCCTGCCTCAGTACTGTTGATGCCCATTCCCAG GTCTGTTCTATCCTGTGGTCAACAAACTACAAGGAGTTCATTTCAGGCCATGGCTTTGCACAGAATCAGCTGGTTCTATGGAAGTATCCAACAATGACCAAGGTTGCAGAGCTGCAAG GTCATACTGCCAGAATCTTGAACCTGACTATGAGCCCTGATGGTACAACAGTGGCCTCGGCAGCTGCTGATGAAACACTGCGACTCTGGCGCTGTTTTGAGATGGACCCCAtaaagaagaaggagaaagagaaggcaaACAGTGCCAAAAGCAGTATTATTCACCAGAGCATCCGCTGA
- the MPL gene encoding LOW QUALITY PROTEIN: thrombopoietin receptor (The sequence of the model RefSeq protein was modified relative to this genomic sequence to represent the inferred CDS: inserted 1 base in 1 codon) — protein sequence MAACLCQGWQLSLLPAILLSLRSPPSAPEPVTSQDAALLAGLSEDILCFSRSFEDLTCFWDEEETTTGMCHFYYWYSRDAPTACMVSTWHHGTGGKRHVCVFPSQDVRLFTQLHLRVLNATTNHTKYWRELSVDAVGLIAPPVNITARWAGAAGQICVSWQPPLADFLNFFLYEVQCCPASSPGMPCSTTLNPGGQHPGDPSVQSTVSTHTPKAGEASPGVGQRLVQANTWVVLRDLQPGVRYHIQVRSKPDGTSMDGVWGPWSQAVTAETPHSSGEQPSPLQGCWXGAAAGGSPAVGEVQHPSFGGPRGSSPFPALALACPGDIGLCCSTPDLRHVHCEWSWDPAEPHSSHQLFYRPPPSGAGTREDAWQQCREVSRGAQSTHACTFQPKAGSAISVLVNVTRTHMLPTLSYFKEPFWLHQAVLTEAPQLVQATVSQGRLSLQWLPPLELLAEQLDYQVRYATENSHDWKVLQVPRAARKEVLDLRPGTRYHAQVRAQPSGPWYQGSWSAWSKPVVVDAMADAGWLIPSVAVVLLLFSAVLLGLRCTFPSLYSNVKEKLWPPVPDLHRALGNFLQESSKHGQDSAFDKQPPEEAVVPCLLEVLPGPRREAGPPPEHAGGRLSSTDIANQSYLLMSGWEPRGTTTAPTPP from the exons ATGGCagcctgcctgtgccagggctggcagctctcGCTGCTCCCTGCCATCCTGCTCAGCCTCCGCAGCCCACCGTCAGCCCCTGAGCCAGTGACATCCCAAG ACGCTGCACTGCTAGCAGGCCTGTCCGAGGACATACTCTGTTTTTCCCGCTCCTTCGAGGACCTCACCTGCTTCTGGGATGAGGAGGAGACAACAACTGGGATGTGCCACTTCTACTACTGGTACAGCAG GGATGCGCCCACAGCGTGCATGGTCTCCACGTGGCACCATGGGACTGGCGGGAAGCGACATGTCTGCGTCTTCCCCAGCCAGGACGTGCGGCTCTTCACCCAGCTCCACCTCCGTGTCCTGAATGCCACCACAAACCACACAAAGTATTGGCGGGAGCTCAGCGTGGATGCAGTGG GTCTCATTGCTCCCCCAGTGAACATCACAGCccgctgggctggggctgcagggcagatCTGTGTGTCGTGGCAGCCACCACTTGCTGACTTCCTGAACTTCTTCCTCTACGAGGTgcagtgctgccctgccagctccccagggatgcCCTGCAGCACCACACTGAATCCCGGGGGGCAGCACCCTGGAGACCCCTCCGTCCAGTCCACTGTCAGCACTCACACACCCAAGGCTGGAGAAGCCTCCCCAGGAGTGGGGCAG AGGCTGGTCCAGGCCAACACCTGGGTGGTGCTCCGGGACCTGCAGCCAGGGGTGAGGTACCACATCCAGGTGCGCAGCAAGCCCGACGGTACCTCCATGGACGGCGTCTGGGGGCCCTGGTCGCAGGCAGTGACTGCAGAGACGCCCCACTCCTCCGGTGAGCAGCCGTCCCCTCTGCAGGggtgct caggggctgcagcgGGTGGGAGTCCTGCTGTAGGTGAGGTGCAACACCCAAGTTTTGGGGGGCCAAGGGGaagcagccccttccctgccctggctctcgCCTGCCCAGGAGACATCGGGCTGTGCTGCAGTACTCCTGACCTGCGGCATGTGCACTGCGAGTGGAGCTGGgaccctgcagagccccacagctcccaccagcTCTTCTACCGGCCACCTCCAAGCGGGGCTGGCACAAG GGAAGACGCATGGCAACAGTGCCGGGAGGTGAGCAGGGGGGCACAGAGCACCCATGCCTGCACCTTCCAGCCCAAGGCTGGCAGTGCCATCTCCGTCCTGGTGAATGTCACACGGACCCACATGCTGCCCACGCTCAGCTACTTCAAAGAACCCTTTTGGCTGCACCAGGCTG TGCTCACAGAAGCCCCACAGCTTGTGCAGGCGACGGTGTCGCAGGGCCGGCTGAGCCTGCAGTGGCTGCcgcccctggagctgctggcagagcagctggactACCAGGTCCGCTATGCCACGGAGAACAGCCATGACTGGAAG GTCCTGCAGGTTCCACGAGCAGCTAGGAAAGAAGTCCTGGACCTGCGACCAGGCACCCGCTACCACGCCCAGGTGCGGGCGCAGCCCAGCGGGCCGTGGTACCAGGGCAGCTGGAGCGCCTGGTCCAAACCTGTTGTGGTTGATGCCATGGCTGATGCGG GCTGGCTCATCCCCAGCGTTGcggtggtgctgctgctcttctcagCAGTGCTCCTGGGGCTGCGGTGCACCTTCCCCTCCCTCTACAG CAACGTGAAGGAGAAACTCTGGCCACCTGTTCCTGACCTGCACCGTGCTCTGGGCAACttcctccaggagagcagcaagCACGGCCAG GACAGCGCCTTCGACAAGCAGCCGCCGGAGGAGGCCGTCGTGCCCTGCCTATTGGAGGTGCTGCCCGGCCCGCGGCGCGAGGCGGGCCCGCCACCGGAGCACGCTGGGGGCCGCCTGTCCAGCACCGACATCGCCAACCAGTCCTACCTGCTCATGAGTGGCTGGGAGCCGCGAGGAACCACGACCGCCCCCACCCCGCCATAA
- the TIE1 gene encoding tyrosine-protein kinase receptor Tie-1 isoform X1 has protein sequence MGLQVYLLLLFPHLAGAILDITLIANVQSLSHSDFFLSCVMGERDVSYLQIERENKIVMTHPKMGFQNYRNRSNQVQARGFSKGDPVGILYCLGRTPTEQAQVVYVHNSHNAHLFPVKATQSVNVAEAATFSARILKRKETDVMWKRNGTYYQTTDRGEVQDDHVVLTLPNVSVTENGVYSATFMGDSPLWSAFYRLIVRACPAKKWGPSCEKDCPDCLNGGICHDHVGECICPPGFMGTRCERACQEGQFGRNCQETCQRAQGCRGLSFCLLDPYGCSCASGWSGSRCDQACPSGFYGPDCALQCTCQNGGNCNRFSGCVCPAGWHGQHCEKSDRFPQIIQLASELEFNLGSEPIISCVAIGNPLPTRDSVELRKADGTVLKVIKTIIEPKQITCEFEVRHLTKADTGLWECRVSTTGGQDSRKVKVNIRVPPVPLSAPRLLAKQSRQLVVSPVDSFSGDGPITSIKLFYKPKDDNSAWSSIVVDNSENITLMNLRPVTAYIVKVQLSRPGAGGEGSKGPEAIMVTDCLEPTVKPVIEGWSIEEKNILHVNWKLPSNHEPAHGFIVHLFDSARRLVSEKNITSISVLSARIGDLEFNKEYRLEVLVYHCTSLGPPSDPYKVMINSKGPSSPQLLSAEPVSDTAVRLSWQVPEYPNGGITKYIVELQQVGGTSEPQWIDTDSGAETTKIVGGLNASTSYQFRVRANSHVPGEWSQPVKAKTLGDGALSVPPSLGSQSTEQAGTDQQLLLAIVGSVSVTCFTILFALLALFLIKKNFFHRRRTFTYQSGSVSAACPTRTVSPAPHIPARSRSRSIGSSPDAARPHFHTERGEETILQFNSGTLTLTRRPKPQPEPLSYPILEWEDIKFEDMIGEGNFGQVIRAMIKKDGLKMNAAIKMLKEFASENDHRDFAGELEVLCKLGHHPNIINLLGACENKGYLYIAIEYAPYGNLLDFLRKSRVLETDPAFAKEHGTASTLTSQQLLQFASDVAKGMQYLSEKQFIHRDLAARNILVGENLASKIADFGLSRGEEVYVKKTMGRLPVRWMAIESLNYSVYTTKSDVWSFGVLLWEIVSLGGTPYCGMTCAELYEKLPQGYRMEKPRNCDDEVYELMRQCWRDRPYERPPFAQISMQLIRMLEARKAYVNMALFENFTYAGIDATAEEA, from the exons ATGGGACTCCAGGTTTATCTTCTACTTCTCTTCCCACATCTGGCAG GGGCCATCCTGGACATCACCCTGATTGCCAACGTGCAGAGCCTGTCCCACTCCGacttcttcctctcctgtgtCATGGGGGAGCGCGACGTGAGCTACCTGCAGATCGAGCGGGAGAACAAGATCGTGATGACCCATCCCAAAATGGGCTTCCAAAACTACCGCAACCGCAGCAACCAAGTCCAGGCCAGGGGCTTCTCCAAGGGCGACCCGGTGGGGATCCTCTACTGCCTGGGGCGTACCCCGACCGAGCAGGCCCAGGTGGTCTACGTGCACAACAGCCACAATG cccacCTCTTCCCAGTGAAGGCCACACAGTCTGTGAATGTTGCCGAAGCGGCCACCTTCTCTGCCAGGATCCTCAAGAGGAAGGAGACAGATGTtatgtggaaaagaaatg GCACCTACTACCAGACCACAGACCGGGGCGAGGTGCAGGATGACCACGTCGTCCTGACACTCCCCAATGTCAGTGTCACTGAAAACGGTGTCTACAGTGCCACGTTCATGGGGGACAGCCCTCTGTGGAGTGCCTTCTACCGCCTCATCGTGAGAG ccTGCCCTGCGAAGAAATGGGGACCATCCTGTGAGAAGGACTGTCCCGACTGTCTGAACGGTGGCATCTGCCATGACCATGTTGGTGAATGCATCTGCCCACCAGGGTTCATGGGCACCCGCTGTGAGAGAG CCTGCCAGGAAGGCCAGTTTGGCCGCAACTGCCAGGAGACGTGCCAGAGAGCCCAGGGCTGCCGGGGGCTGAGCTTCTGCCTGCTTGACCCCTACGGCTGCTCTTGTGCCTCAGGCTGGAGTGGCTCCCGCTGTGACCAAG CCTGTCCCTCAGGATTCTATGGCCCTGACTGTGCGCTGCAGTGCACTTGCCAAAACGGAGGCAACTGTAACCGCTTCAGTGGCTGTGTCTGCCCCGCAGGCTGGCATGGGCAGCACTGTGAGAAGTCAG ACCGGTTTCCCCAGATCATCCAACTGGCCTCAGAGCTGGAGTTCAACCTGGGCTCAGAGCCCATCATCAGCTGCGTGGCCATTGGCAACCCACTGCCCACCAGGGACAGCGTGGAGCTGCGCAAGGCTGATGGCACTGTGCTCAAG GTCATCAAAACCATCATCGAGCCGAAGCAGATCACCTGTGAGTTTGAGGTGCGGCACCTGACCAAGGCGGACACGGGGCTCTGGGAGTGCCGGGTCTCCACAACCGGGGGTCAGGACAGCCGGAAAGTCAAGGTCAATATCCGAG TGCCACCAGTGCCCTTGAGCGCCCCCCGGCTTTTGGCCAAGCAGAGTCGCCAGCTCGTGGTGTCACCTGTGGACAGCTTCTCTGGTGACGGACCCATCACCTCCATCAAACTCTTCTACAAGCCCAAGGATGACAATTCAGCATGGTCATCCATTGTGG TCGACAACAGTGAGAACATCACCCTCATGAACCTCCGGCCAGTGACTGCCTACATCGTCAAGGTGCAGCTGAGCCggccaggggctggaggggagggcAGCAAGGGTCCCGAAGCCATCATGGTGACTGATTGCCTTG AGCCCACAGTAAAGCCTGTGATCGAAGGCTGGTCcatagaagagaaaaacataCTTCATGTCAACTGGAAGTTGCCAAGCAACCACGAGCCAGCACATGGGTTCATTGTCCATCTCTTCGACTCTGCAAGGCGGCTGGTCTCTGAGAAAAACATCACGTCcatctctgtgctctctgcccGCATCGGGGACTTGGAGTTTAACAAGGAGTAcaggctggaggtgctggtgtACCACTGCACCAGCCTGGGGCCGCCCTCTGACCCCTATAAGGTCATGATCAACAGCAAAG GGCCCTCCTCCCCgcagctgctctcagcagagccCGTGTCCGACACCGCCGTCAGGCTCTCCTGGCAGGTGCCTGAGTACCCCAACGGGGGCATCACCAAGTACAttgtggagctgcagcaggtgggGGGCACCAGTGAACCCCAGTGGATTGACACCGACAGCGGCGCTGAGACCACCAAGATCGTTGGGGGCCTCAACGCCAGCACCAGCTACCAGTTTCGTGTCCGTGCCAACTCCCATGTTCCAGGGGAATGGAGCCAGCCCGTGAAAGCCAAGACCCTTGGGGACG GAGCACTGAGTGTGCcgcccagcctgggcagccagAGCACTGAGCAGGCAGGAACAgaccagcagctgctcttggcCATTGTTGGCTCTGTGTCCGTCACTTGCTTCACCATCCTCTTTGCTCTCCTGGCACTTTTCCTCatcaagaagaattttttccacCGGCGCCGCACCTTTACGTACCAGTCTGGCTCGGTGAGTGCCGCCTGCCCCACCAGGACCgtgtcccctgctccccacatcCCAGCCCGATCCAGGTCACGTTCCATAGGCTCCAGCCCGGATGCAGCCAGACCTCACTTCCACACGGAGAGG GGGGAAGAGACCATCCTACAGTTCAACTCAGGGACCCTGACCCTGACACGCCGGCCCAAGCCACAGCCTGAGCCCCTCAGCTACCCCATCCTGGAGTGGGAGGACATCAAGTTTGAGGACATGATTGGGGAGGGCAACTTTGGGCAGGTAATCAGGGCCATGATCAAAAAGGACGGCCTGAAAATGAATGCAGCCATCAAGATGCTGAAAG AGTTTGCTTCAGAGAATGACCATCGGGACTTTGCCggggagctggaggtgctgtGCAAACTGGGCCATCATCCCAACATCATCAACTTGCTGGGTGCCTGTGAGAACAAGG GCTACCTGTACATCGCCATTGAGTATGCTCCATATGGAAACCTCCTCGACTTCCTCCGCAAAAGCCGAGTCTTGGAGACAGACCCAGCCTTTGCCAAGGAGCATGGTACTGCCTCCACCCtcacatcccagcagctcctccagttTGCTTCAGATGTGGCCAAGGGGATGCAGTACCTGAGTGAGAAGCAG TTCATTCACAGGGACCTGGCAGCAAGAAACATTCTGGTGGGAGAAAACCTGGCCTCCAAAATTGCTGACTTTGGCCTCTCCAGAGGGGAGGAGGTCTATGTGAAGAAAACAATG GGCCGTTTGCCAGTTCGCTGGATGGCCATTGAGTCCCTCAACTACAGTGTGTACACCACCAAGAGCGATGT GTGGTCATTCGGTGTCCTGCTCTGGGAGATTGTCAGCTTGG GGGGGACACCGTACTGCGGGATGACGTGTGCTGAGCTCTACGAGAAGCTGCCCCAGGGATACCGCATGGAGAAGCCGCGCAACTGCGACGACGAGGT GTACGAGCTGATGAGGCAGTGCTGGCGGGACCGCCCCTACGAGCGCCCTCCCTTCGCCCAGATCTCCATGCAGCTCATCCGCATGCTGGAGGCCAGGAAG GCCTACGTGAACATGGCCCTGTTTGAGAACTTCACCTACGCGGGGATCGATGCCACTGCCGAAGAGGCGTGA
- the TIE1 gene encoding tyrosine-protein kinase receptor Tie-1 isoform X2 yields MGLQVYLLLLFPHLAGAILDITLIANVQSLSHSDFFLSCVMGERDVSYLQIERENKIVMTHPKMGFQNYRNRSNQVQARGFSKGDPVGILYCLGRTPTEQAQVVYVHNSHNAHLFPVKATQSVNVAEAATFSARILKRKETDVMWKRNGTYYQTTDRGEVQDDHVVLTLPNVSVTENGVYSATFMGDSPLWSAFYRLIVRACPAKKWGPSCEKDCPDCLNGGICHDHVGECICPPGFMGTRCERACQEGQFGRNCQETCQRAQGCRGLSFCLLDPYGCSCASGWSGSRCDQACPSGFYGPDCALQCTCQNGGNCNRFSGCVCPAGWHGQHCEKSDRFPQIIQLASELEFNLGSEPIISCVAIGNPLPTRDSVELRKADGTVLKVIKTIIEPKQITCEFEVRHLTKADTGLWECRVSTTGGQDSRKVKVNIRVPPVPLSAPRLLAKQSRQLVVSPVDSFSGDGPITSIKLFYKPKDDNSAWSSIVVDNSENITLMNLRPVTAYIVKVQLSRPGAGGEGSKGPEAIMVTDCLEPTVKPVIEGWSIEEKNILHVNWKLPSNHEPAHGFIVHLFDSARRLVSEKNITSISVLSARIGDLEFNKEYRLEVLVYHCTSLGPPSDPYKVMINSKGPSSPQLLSAEPVSDTAVRLSWQVPEYPNGGITKYIVELQQVGGTSEPQWIDTDSGAETTKIVGGLNASTSYQFRVRANSHVPGEWSQPVKAKTLGDGALSVPPSLGSQSTEQAGTDQQLLLAIVGSVSVTCFTILFALLALFLIKKNFFHRRRTFTYQSGSGEETILQFNSGTLTLTRRPKPQPEPLSYPILEWEDIKFEDMIGEGNFGQVIRAMIKKDGLKMNAAIKMLKEFASENDHRDFAGELEVLCKLGHHPNIINLLGACENKGYLYIAIEYAPYGNLLDFLRKSRVLETDPAFAKEHGTASTLTSQQLLQFASDVAKGMQYLSEKQFIHRDLAARNILVGENLASKIADFGLSRGEEVYVKKTMGRLPVRWMAIESLNYSVYTTKSDVWSFGVLLWEIVSLGGTPYCGMTCAELYEKLPQGYRMEKPRNCDDEVYELMRQCWRDRPYERPPFAQISMQLIRMLEARKAYVNMALFENFTYAGIDATAEEA; encoded by the exons ATGGGACTCCAGGTTTATCTTCTACTTCTCTTCCCACATCTGGCAG GGGCCATCCTGGACATCACCCTGATTGCCAACGTGCAGAGCCTGTCCCACTCCGacttcttcctctcctgtgtCATGGGGGAGCGCGACGTGAGCTACCTGCAGATCGAGCGGGAGAACAAGATCGTGATGACCCATCCCAAAATGGGCTTCCAAAACTACCGCAACCGCAGCAACCAAGTCCAGGCCAGGGGCTTCTCCAAGGGCGACCCGGTGGGGATCCTCTACTGCCTGGGGCGTACCCCGACCGAGCAGGCCCAGGTGGTCTACGTGCACAACAGCCACAATG cccacCTCTTCCCAGTGAAGGCCACACAGTCTGTGAATGTTGCCGAAGCGGCCACCTTCTCTGCCAGGATCCTCAAGAGGAAGGAGACAGATGTtatgtggaaaagaaatg GCACCTACTACCAGACCACAGACCGGGGCGAGGTGCAGGATGACCACGTCGTCCTGACACTCCCCAATGTCAGTGTCACTGAAAACGGTGTCTACAGTGCCACGTTCATGGGGGACAGCCCTCTGTGGAGTGCCTTCTACCGCCTCATCGTGAGAG ccTGCCCTGCGAAGAAATGGGGACCATCCTGTGAGAAGGACTGTCCCGACTGTCTGAACGGTGGCATCTGCCATGACCATGTTGGTGAATGCATCTGCCCACCAGGGTTCATGGGCACCCGCTGTGAGAGAG CCTGCCAGGAAGGCCAGTTTGGCCGCAACTGCCAGGAGACGTGCCAGAGAGCCCAGGGCTGCCGGGGGCTGAGCTTCTGCCTGCTTGACCCCTACGGCTGCTCTTGTGCCTCAGGCTGGAGTGGCTCCCGCTGTGACCAAG CCTGTCCCTCAGGATTCTATGGCCCTGACTGTGCGCTGCAGTGCACTTGCCAAAACGGAGGCAACTGTAACCGCTTCAGTGGCTGTGTCTGCCCCGCAGGCTGGCATGGGCAGCACTGTGAGAAGTCAG ACCGGTTTCCCCAGATCATCCAACTGGCCTCAGAGCTGGAGTTCAACCTGGGCTCAGAGCCCATCATCAGCTGCGTGGCCATTGGCAACCCACTGCCCACCAGGGACAGCGTGGAGCTGCGCAAGGCTGATGGCACTGTGCTCAAG GTCATCAAAACCATCATCGAGCCGAAGCAGATCACCTGTGAGTTTGAGGTGCGGCACCTGACCAAGGCGGACACGGGGCTCTGGGAGTGCCGGGTCTCCACAACCGGGGGTCAGGACAGCCGGAAAGTCAAGGTCAATATCCGAG TGCCACCAGTGCCCTTGAGCGCCCCCCGGCTTTTGGCCAAGCAGAGTCGCCAGCTCGTGGTGTCACCTGTGGACAGCTTCTCTGGTGACGGACCCATCACCTCCATCAAACTCTTCTACAAGCCCAAGGATGACAATTCAGCATGGTCATCCATTGTGG TCGACAACAGTGAGAACATCACCCTCATGAACCTCCGGCCAGTGACTGCCTACATCGTCAAGGTGCAGCTGAGCCggccaggggctggaggggagggcAGCAAGGGTCCCGAAGCCATCATGGTGACTGATTGCCTTG AGCCCACAGTAAAGCCTGTGATCGAAGGCTGGTCcatagaagagaaaaacataCTTCATGTCAACTGGAAGTTGCCAAGCAACCACGAGCCAGCACATGGGTTCATTGTCCATCTCTTCGACTCTGCAAGGCGGCTGGTCTCTGAGAAAAACATCACGTCcatctctgtgctctctgcccGCATCGGGGACTTGGAGTTTAACAAGGAGTAcaggctggaggtgctggtgtACCACTGCACCAGCCTGGGGCCGCCCTCTGACCCCTATAAGGTCATGATCAACAGCAAAG GGCCCTCCTCCCCgcagctgctctcagcagagccCGTGTCCGACACCGCCGTCAGGCTCTCCTGGCAGGTGCCTGAGTACCCCAACGGGGGCATCACCAAGTACAttgtggagctgcagcaggtgggGGGCACCAGTGAACCCCAGTGGATTGACACCGACAGCGGCGCTGAGACCACCAAGATCGTTGGGGGCCTCAACGCCAGCACCAGCTACCAGTTTCGTGTCCGTGCCAACTCCCATGTTCCAGGGGAATGGAGCCAGCCCGTGAAAGCCAAGACCCTTGGGGACG GAGCACTGAGTGTGCcgcccagcctgggcagccagAGCACTGAGCAGGCAGGAACAgaccagcagctgctcttggcCATTGTTGGCTCTGTGTCCGTCACTTGCTTCACCATCCTCTTTGCTCTCCTGGCACTTTTCCTCatcaagaagaattttttccacCGGCGCCGCACCTTTACGTACCAGTCTGGCTCG GGGGAAGAGACCATCCTACAGTTCAACTCAGGGACCCTGACCCTGACACGCCGGCCCAAGCCACAGCCTGAGCCCCTCAGCTACCCCATCCTGGAGTGGGAGGACATCAAGTTTGAGGACATGATTGGGGAGGGCAACTTTGGGCAGGTAATCAGGGCCATGATCAAAAAGGACGGCCTGAAAATGAATGCAGCCATCAAGATGCTGAAAG AGTTTGCTTCAGAGAATGACCATCGGGACTTTGCCggggagctggaggtgctgtGCAAACTGGGCCATCATCCCAACATCATCAACTTGCTGGGTGCCTGTGAGAACAAGG GCTACCTGTACATCGCCATTGAGTATGCTCCATATGGAAACCTCCTCGACTTCCTCCGCAAAAGCCGAGTCTTGGAGACAGACCCAGCCTTTGCCAAGGAGCATGGTACTGCCTCCACCCtcacatcccagcagctcctccagttTGCTTCAGATGTGGCCAAGGGGATGCAGTACCTGAGTGAGAAGCAG TTCATTCACAGGGACCTGGCAGCAAGAAACATTCTGGTGGGAGAAAACCTGGCCTCCAAAATTGCTGACTTTGGCCTCTCCAGAGGGGAGGAGGTCTATGTGAAGAAAACAATG GGCCGTTTGCCAGTTCGCTGGATGGCCATTGAGTCCCTCAACTACAGTGTGTACACCACCAAGAGCGATGT GTGGTCATTCGGTGTCCTGCTCTGGGAGATTGTCAGCTTGG GGGGGACACCGTACTGCGGGATGACGTGTGCTGAGCTCTACGAGAAGCTGCCCCAGGGATACCGCATGGAGAAGCCGCGCAACTGCGACGACGAGGT GTACGAGCTGATGAGGCAGTGCTGGCGGGACCGCCCCTACGAGCGCCCTCCCTTCGCCCAGATCTCCATGCAGCTCATCCGCATGCTGGAGGCCAGGAAG GCCTACGTGAACATGGCCCTGTTTGAGAACTTCACCTACGCGGGGATCGATGCCACTGCCGAAGAGGCGTGA